From the Leucobacter denitrificans genome, one window contains:
- a CDS encoding hotdog fold thioesterase, translating into MSEESTTAELDDATREFLEQVGAGALSVKMGIEFVTFTREHAIATMPVEGNTQPFGLLHGGAYAVLGETLGSLHAGFVAPKGKIPVGVDINATHTGSATTGRVTGVCKPIHTGRTMTVHEIVITNDSGRRCSTVRITNFYKDAPSA; encoded by the coding sequence ATGTCAGAAGAATCCACAACCGCAGAACTTGATGATGCGACACGAGAGTTTCTCGAGCAAGTCGGCGCGGGTGCGCTCTCAGTAAAAATGGGAATCGAGTTTGTTACGTTCACGCGGGAACACGCAATCGCTACGATGCCGGTCGAGGGTAACACGCAACCGTTCGGACTGCTCCATGGCGGAGCATACGCAGTTCTCGGCGAAACACTCGGCTCTTTACACGCCGGATTCGTCGCACCCAAGGGCAAGATCCCAGTTGGCGTCGACATTAACGCCACACACACCGGCTCCGCGACCACGGGCCGCGTTACCGGTGTGTGCAAGCCGATCCACACAGGACGCACGATGACGGTTCACGAGATCGTCATCACGAACGATTCGGGCCGCCGTTGCTCGACAGTGCGGATCACGAATTTCTACAAAGACGCGCCGAGCGCGTAG
- a CDS encoding ANTAR domain-containing response regulator codes for MNEQSATPTPARRVVVAEDESLIRLDIVETLRDNGFDVVGEAGDGETAVALVKELRPDLVVMDVKMPQLDGISAAEQINKDHIAPVVLLTAFSQRELVERATEAGALAYVVKPFTPADLIPAIEIALSRFQQIITLENEVADLAERFETRKLVDRAKGILNDKMGLSEPDAFRWIQKASMDRRLTMQDVAKTIIDQLGPKKD; via the coding sequence GTGAATGAGCAGAGTGCAACCCCCACACCAGCGAGGCGTGTCGTCGTCGCTGAAGACGAGTCCCTGATTCGCCTCGATATTGTCGAGACTCTTCGAGATAACGGTTTTGACGTTGTCGGCGAAGCGGGTGACGGGGAGACCGCAGTTGCACTGGTCAAGGAACTTCGCCCCGACCTCGTGGTCATGGATGTGAAGATGCCGCAGCTTGACGGCATTTCGGCCGCTGAGCAGATCAACAAGGATCACATTGCTCCGGTTGTGCTGCTTACCGCATTCAGCCAACGCGAACTGGTTGAGCGTGCAACCGAGGCCGGTGCACTTGCGTACGTCGTGAAGCCGTTTACGCCTGCAGACCTAATTCCCGCTATCGAGATCGCGCTTTCTCGCTTCCAGCAGATCATCACGCTCGAGAACGAGGTTGCAGACCTTGCCGAGCGCTTTGAGACGCGCAAACTGGTTGATCGCGCGAAAGGTATCCTGAACGACAAGATGGGTCTCAGCGAGCCTGATGCCTTCCGTTGGATTCAGAAGGCTTCGATGGATCGACGCTTGACGATGCAAGACGTCGCAAAGACCATCATCGACCAGCTTGGTCCCAAGAAAGACTGA
- the pyk gene encoding pyruvate kinase, whose translation MRHAKIVATWGPAVSSYDHTLELIEAGVNVARMNMSHGTYKVHEGIYRNIRRAEIQVGRPIAVLADLQGPKIRLGKFEGGPYSLEVGDEFAITTQDILGNQQIAGTTHKGLPGDVSVGDPLLIDDGKVALRATKVTEDTVHTVVEVPGFVSNNKGINLPGVAVNVPALSDKDEEDLRWALKLGVDYIALSFVRDAADIVRVHEIMAEEGITLPVIAKIEKPQAVEHLEEIVDAFDGIMVARGDLGVELPLEQVPLVQTEAIDVARRNAKPVIVATQVLESMIESPRPTRAEASDCANAVLDGADAVMLSGETSVGAYPVEAVKTMARIIEATEDHALDRIEPLNTVPHTQGGVLTHAAAEVAKFIGARYICVFTESGDTVRRISRLRLPIPIIGFTPEQSTRRRMELTWGARSIQVPRVGSTDEMFAQVDETLLPRPNITAGEKVLIIAGSPPGIVGTTNTLRIHRVGETTGDLEEAKPRKHTLTGG comes from the coding sequence ATGCGTCACGCAAAGATCGTTGCTACATGGGGCCCAGCGGTCTCAAGCTACGACCACACACTCGAACTCATCGAGGCGGGTGTCAATGTTGCGCGCATGAATATGTCGCATGGCACTTACAAGGTGCATGAGGGCATTTATCGCAATATCCGCCGTGCCGAGATTCAAGTGGGTAGGCCAATTGCGGTTCTCGCAGACCTTCAAGGGCCGAAAATTCGTCTCGGAAAATTTGAGGGTGGTCCGTACTCTCTCGAGGTAGGCGATGAGTTTGCAATCACGACTCAAGATATTCTCGGCAATCAGCAGATCGCTGGTACCACGCACAAGGGTCTTCCAGGTGATGTGAGCGTGGGCGATCCGCTGCTCATTGATGATGGGAAAGTGGCGCTTCGCGCGACGAAGGTGACCGAGGATACGGTGCACACTGTCGTTGAGGTGCCCGGATTCGTCTCGAACAATAAGGGCATTAACTTGCCCGGTGTCGCGGTGAATGTTCCTGCGCTCTCCGACAAAGACGAGGAAGATCTGCGATGGGCGCTTAAGCTCGGCGTTGACTACATTGCGCTGTCATTTGTGCGCGACGCTGCCGATATTGTGCGCGTGCACGAAATTATGGCCGAAGAAGGCATCACCCTGCCGGTAATCGCGAAAATTGAGAAGCCTCAGGCCGTCGAACACCTCGAAGAGATTGTCGATGCCTTTGACGGCATTATGGTCGCTCGAGGTGACCTCGGTGTCGAACTACCGCTCGAACAGGTACCGCTTGTGCAGACCGAAGCGATCGATGTGGCGAGACGAAATGCGAAGCCGGTAATTGTGGCGACGCAGGTGCTCGAGTCGATGATCGAGAGCCCAAGGCCCACGCGTGCTGAGGCCTCAGACTGCGCCAACGCGGTGCTCGACGGCGCTGACGCGGTGATGCTTTCTGGTGAAACGAGTGTCGGCGCCTATCCCGTTGAAGCAGTGAAGACGATGGCACGCATCATTGAGGCGACTGAAGATCATGCGCTCGACCGTATCGAGCCACTCAACACGGTTCCACATACCCAAGGCGGTGTGCTCACACACGCGGCGGCCGAGGTCGCAAAGTTTATTGGCGCGCGTTACATTTGCGTGTTCACAGAATCAGGCGACACTGTGCGACGCATTTCTCGGCTCAGGCTCCCGATTCCTATTATCGGGTTTACGCCCGAGCAGTCCACTCGTCGTCGCATGGAGCTCACGTGGGGTGCGCGTAGCATTCAGGTGCCGCGCGTCGGCAGCACTGATGAGATGTTTGCGCAGGTCGACGAGACACTGCTTCCGAGGCCCAACATTACGGCAGGGGAGAAGGTGCTCATCATCGCCGGATCGCCTCCGGGAATTGTTGGCACGACAAACACGCTGAGGATTCACCGAGTGGGTGAAACTACCGGGGACCTCGAGGAGGCGAAACCCCGGAAGCACACGCTCACTGGCGGCTAA
- the lgt gene encoding prolipoprotein diacylglyceryl transferase translates to MILPLSIPSPSFQFFQIGPLTIHLYALWIILGIVLAAIWTSRRLTRRGGENGVVFDFVVWSVLLGIIGARLYHVVTHWGDYFVPGKQWWNPFEENAIWNIWDGGIAIFGALLGGAIGVLIASRLTGVRFLSFADALVPGLMLAQAFGRLGNYFNHELFGGPTTLPWGLEIESTNPAFPIGLPAGTLFHPTFLYEIIWSLAGIVVLLALEKKLHLRWGRLFALYLVWYGIGRAIIESMRVDPSLLFLGLRTNVLAALLAIVLGIIIYIVQTKRHVGREISVYLPGRRNPIDSVLENTADPEVYHHVVSRNPAL, encoded by the coding sequence ATGATTCTCCCGCTCAGTATTCCGAGCCCCTCGTTCCAGTTTTTCCAAATTGGACCTCTTACGATCCATCTGTATGCACTGTGGATCATCTTGGGGATCGTGCTTGCCGCAATTTGGACTTCGCGACGCTTGACACGGCGCGGGGGCGAGAACGGTGTCGTTTTCGACTTCGTAGTCTGGTCAGTGCTACTCGGTATTATCGGCGCGCGTTTGTACCACGTGGTGACTCACTGGGGCGATTACTTCGTTCCGGGTAAGCAGTGGTGGAACCCGTTTGAAGAGAATGCAATCTGGAATATCTGGGACGGTGGCATAGCAATCTTTGGTGCGCTGCTCGGCGGCGCGATTGGTGTGCTCATCGCATCGCGCCTCACCGGTGTACGGTTCCTCTCGTTCGCTGATGCGCTCGTTCCAGGCCTCATGCTCGCGCAGGCTTTTGGTCGCCTCGGCAACTACTTTAACCATGAGCTTTTCGGCGGCCCTACAACGCTGCCGTGGGGGCTTGAGATTGAATCTACGAATCCGGCGTTCCCCATCGGCCTTCCGGCGGGAACCCTGTTCCATCCGACATTCCTGTATGAAATTATTTGGAGCCTTGCCGGAATTGTGGTGCTGCTGGCGCTCGAAAAGAAGTTGCACCTGCGTTGGGGGCGGCTCTTTGCGCTCTACCTCGTCTGGTACGGCATTGGTCGGGCGATCATCGAATCCATGAGGGTTGATCCTAGCCTGCTGTTCCTCGGACTCAGAACTAACGTTCTTGCTGCGCTGCTCGCAATCGTGCTCGGCATCATTATCTACATCGTCCAGACCAAGCGTCACGTAGGTCGTGAGATCTCCGTGTATCTCCCCGGTCGCCGTAACCCGATTGACTCGGTCTTGGAGAACACCGCAGATCCCGAGGTGTACCACCACGTTGTTTCTCGCAATCCCGCACTATAA
- the trpA gene encoding tryptophan synthase subunit alpha has protein sequence MSESRVEQAIRAAKVDRKGALVGYLPASFPDLDTSVEAAIALARNGADVLEIGVPYSDPVMDGLVIQEATQTALAGGFKLTHLFEVVRRVTMEVDTPVLVMTYWNPVAQYGVERFAQDLAAAGGAGLITPDITPDSAAEWIEVSKRVGLDRVFLAAPTSTPERLRMISENSTGFVYTVSTMGITGERAELDAAARGLTESLREAGSALACVGIGISNADHVSTTLDYADGAIVGTAFVKALRDGGVEKLSQVVREIAAGTNR, from the coding sequence ATGAGCGAATCGCGCGTAGAACAGGCGATCCGCGCCGCAAAGGTAGATCGCAAAGGTGCACTGGTTGGGTACCTGCCAGCTTCATTTCCTGACCTCGACACGAGTGTAGAAGCCGCAATCGCTCTCGCGCGAAATGGCGCTGATGTGCTTGAGATCGGTGTTCCGTATTCGGATCCCGTGATGGATGGTCTCGTGATTCAAGAGGCAACTCAAACCGCACTTGCTGGCGGCTTCAAACTCACACATCTCTTCGAAGTAGTTCGGCGGGTTACGATGGAAGTCGACACCCCGGTGCTCGTGATGACGTATTGGAATCCGGTTGCGCAGTACGGGGTTGAGCGATTTGCCCAAGACCTGGCGGCTGCCGGCGGTGCCGGACTCATCACCCCAGACATCACTCCAGACTCTGCCGCTGAGTGGATTGAAGTAAGTAAGCGTGTTGGGCTTGACCGGGTCTTTCTTGCTGCACCGACGTCCACCCCGGAGCGTCTCCGCATGATTTCAGAGAACAGCACTGGGTTCGTATACACGGTTTCGACCATGGGAATCACTGGCGAGCGCGCAGAGCTAGATGCTGCGGCGCGAGGTCTCACCGAGAGCCTACGCGAGGCGGGTTCCGCGCTTGCCTGCGTTGGAATTGGCATCTCCAATGCTGATCACGTGTCGACCACACTTGACTATGCCGATGGCGCAATTGTCGGCACCGCATTTGTCAAAGCACTCCGCGACGGCGGAGTGGAAAAGCTCTCCCAGGTGGTTCGCGAGATCGCAGCAGGCACCAACAGATAG